A portion of the Vicia villosa cultivar HV-30 ecotype Madison, WI unplaced genomic scaffold, Vvil1.0 ctg.002258F_1_1, whole genome shotgun sequence genome contains these proteins:
- the LOC131638306 gene encoding uncharacterized protein LOC131638306 gives MASTSAVSMSMPLTYTYQKRVVNSSEVFFNPLPLRSSKAITTSKRSGRFQVRASMKEKVVTGLTAAALTASMVAPDVAEAAVSPSLKNFLLSIAAGGAVVLVIIGAVVAVSNFDPVKRR, from the coding sequence ATGGCTTCCACTTCTGCAGTTTCAATGTCAATGCCACTAACATACACCTACCAGAAGAGGGTGGTGAATAGCTCTGAGGTATTCTTCAATCCATTGCCTCTACGGTCTTCAAAGGCTATAACAACGTCAAAACGCAGTGGAAGATTTCAAGTCAGGGCCTCCATGAAGGAAAAAGTTGTGACAGGACTCACAGCAGCAGCATTGACAGCTTCAATGGTGGCTCCTGATGTGGCTGAAGCAGCTGTTTCACCTTCTCTCAAGAACTTCTTGCTCAGCATCGCGGCTGGTGGAGCCGTGGTTCTAGTTATCATTGGTGCTGTCGTTGCTGTATCCAATTTCGATCCTGTCAAGCGACGCTGA